A single Blastopirellula retiformator DNA region contains:
- a CDS encoding DUF1559 family PulG-like putative transporter translates to MSRRYGFTLVELLVVIAIIGVLIALLLPAVQQAREAARRMECTNKIKQLVLASHNVHDTYGTFPPAGGKSNGWNATVQRDGPFKGLAGSFLFHLLPYIEQNALYDGTIAAGGNMNNSVNGKQCYRHIIEAYRCPSERSPAAATGLGYPTGPDGTHAISNYGVNYMPFCDRATNNQEGASNIAMMTDGLSNTVFFGERYGQCASGKSSLWANSSGTWAPQICRGRNVNSGTCPVPQITPIYTSAGDSSSGGSSPHPGAMNIGFGDGSVSNVPGTIDPTIWANLTNPIDGKVIGDY, encoded by the coding sequence ATGTCACGACGTTATGGATTTACGCTCGTGGAATTGCTGGTGGTGATTGCGATCATCGGCGTCCTTATCGCTCTCTTGCTGCCGGCGGTTCAACAGGCCCGCGAAGCGGCCCGCCGCATGGAATGCACCAACAAGATCAAGCAGTTGGTTCTCGCTTCGCACAATGTGCACGACACCTACGGCACCTTTCCCCCGGCCGGCGGCAAGTCGAATGGTTGGAACGCCACCGTCCAACGCGATGGTCCGTTCAAGGGACTGGCCGGCTCGTTCCTCTTCCATCTGTTGCCGTACATCGAGCAAAACGCCTTGTACGACGGTACGATCGCTGCAGGGGGCAACATGAACAACAGCGTCAATGGCAAGCAGTGCTACAGACACATCATCGAAGCGTATCGCTGCCCGTCGGAACGCAGCCCCGCCGCCGCTACCGGTCTTGGCTATCCGACCGGCCCCGACGGCACCCATGCGATCTCGAACTACGGCGTCAACTACATGCCGTTTTGCGATCGGGCGACCAACAACCAGGAAGGCGCCTCGAACATCGCGATGATGACCGATGGTTTGTCCAACACCGTCTTCTTCGGTGAACGGTACGGACAGTGCGCTTCCGGCAAATCGAGTCTTTGGGCCAACTCGTCCGGTACCTGGGCCCCGCAAATCTGCCGCGGTCGAAACGTCAATAGCGGTACCTGCCCTGTACCGCAGATCACGCCGATCTATACCAGCGCCGGCGATTCGAGCAGCGGCGGCAGTTCGCCTCACCCGGGCGCGATGAACATCGGCTTCGGCGACGGCAGCGTCAGCAA
- the recQ gene encoding DNA helicase RecQ has translation MDTTSQGTREQLLATMRQYWGYEGFRPLQLEAMEAVLEDRDSVVVMPTGGGKSLCYQVPALCKSGLAVIASPLISLMKDQVDALTACGIPAACLNSTNTPEERRQIAADIRSGAIQILYLAPERLLSERMLEFLAGVDVSFFAIDESHCISEWGHDFRPEYRMMHMLKETFPGVGVHAYTATATERVREDIAQQLGLSEPEMLVGSFDRPNLNYRIVRRADRFAQIQEVISRHPNESGVVYCIRRADVESIAEQLNEVGVKALPYHAGLSDEKRASNQEAFIQERTDVIVATVAFGMGIDKSNVRYVVHAGMPKSLESYQQESGRAGRDGLEAECVMLYSSGDLVTWKRMLGDLPGNAQDAAMRSLDALDHFCIGTECRHRMLVSYFGQELEAEECEACDVCLGTVDLVEDATVLGQKILSCILRTGERFGADHNAKVLCGSRDKRVLELEHDQLSTYGLLRNDSLRSVRMWIEQLIGQRFLAKVGEYNVLKVTPAGRELLRGEVLPKLTKPDASDRAESPKRARRADDWEGVDRGLFESLRNLRREKAEAAGIPAYIVFGDSSLREMARHRPSTLERFRLIKGVGEKKCQDYGEAFTQHIADYCQQESLTVDAIDTEVVATPRREPPKNQSPALKDAFVLFSKGQTINEIANVIGRAESTVQSYLEQFIREEKLEDPTAWVTGETSRRVEEAIEQCGAGALRPIYEYLNEEVPYEEIRIVAACLQNRSS, from the coding sequence ATGGATACGACTTCTCAGGGAACGCGCGAGCAACTACTCGCCACCATGCGGCAATATTGGGGCTACGAAGGATTTCGCCCGTTGCAGCTTGAAGCGATGGAGGCGGTCCTTGAAGATCGCGACTCGGTCGTCGTCATGCCGACCGGCGGTGGCAAATCGCTTTGCTACCAGGTGCCTGCCCTTTGCAAGTCGGGCTTGGCAGTGATCGCTTCGCCGCTGATCTCATTGATGAAGGACCAGGTCGACGCACTGACCGCCTGCGGTATTCCGGCCGCTTGTCTGAACAGCACCAACACGCCGGAAGAACGCCGGCAGATTGCGGCCGATATCCGCAGCGGGGCGATTCAGATCTTGTACCTGGCGCCAGAGCGGCTGTTAAGCGAACGGATGCTGGAGTTTCTGGCCGGCGTCGACGTCTCCTTTTTCGCGATCGACGAATCGCACTGCATCAGCGAATGGGGGCATGACTTCCGTCCTGAGTATCGCATGATGCACATGCTGAAAGAGACCTTCCCCGGCGTTGGCGTGCACGCTTACACCGCCACCGCGACCGAGCGAGTTCGCGAAGACATCGCCCAGCAACTTGGCTTGAGTGAACCGGAGATGCTGGTCGGTTCGTTCGATCGCCCGAACCTCAACTATCGGATCGTTCGTCGCGCTGATCGCTTCGCCCAGATCCAAGAAGTGATCTCGCGGCATCCCAACGAGTCTGGCGTCGTCTATTGCATTCGCCGCGCCGATGTCGAGTCGATCGCCGAACAGTTGAACGAAGTTGGCGTGAAAGCCCTCCCCTACCATGCCGGCCTCAGCGACGAAAAGCGGGCCTCCAACCAAGAGGCGTTCATTCAAGAGCGAACCGACGTGATCGTGGCGACGGTTGCCTTTGGGATGGGGATCGATAAGTCGAATGTGCGGTATGTGGTGCACGCCGGCATGCCGAAGTCGCTGGAGAGCTACCAGCAGGAAAGTGGTCGCGCCGGCCGTGACGGGCTTGAGGCGGAATGCGTCATGCTTTACTCCAGCGGCGACCTGGTCACTTGGAAACGGATGCTGGGAGACCTGCCGGGCAACGCCCAAGATGCGGCGATGCGGTCGCTCGACGCGCTCGATCATTTCTGCATCGGTACCGAATGTCGCCACCGCATGTTGGTCAGCTACTTCGGCCAAGAGTTGGAAGCGGAAGAGTGCGAAGCGTGCGACGTCTGTCTCGGCACGGTCGATCTGGTCGAGGATGCGACGGTGCTCGGGCAAAAGATCTTGTCCTGCATTCTGCGAACCGGCGAACGCTTTGGCGCCGATCACAACGCCAAGGTGTTGTGCGGTTCGCGCGATAAGCGAGTGCTGGAGCTGGAACATGACCAATTGAGCACTTACGGCCTGCTGCGAAACGACAGCCTCCGCAGCGTGCGGATGTGGATCGAACAGCTGATCGGTCAGCGTTTTCTAGCGAAAGTGGGCGAGTACAACGTGCTGAAGGTGACTCCGGCTGGTCGCGAATTGCTGCGTGGTGAAGTGCTGCCAAAGTTGACCAAGCCAGACGCGTCCGATCGGGCCGAAAGTCCCAAACGGGCCCGCCGCGCCGACGACTGGGAAGGGGTCGATCGCGGTCTGTTCGAATCGCTGCGTAACTTGCGGCGCGAGAAAGCGGAAGCGGCCGGCATTCCGGCGTACATCGTCTTCGGCGACAGCTCGCTCCGCGAAATGGCCCGGCATCGGCCTTCCACGCTCGAACGTTTCCGTTTGATCAAAGGGGTCGGCGAAAAGAAGTGCCAGGACTATGGCGAAGCGTTCACGCAGCACATCGCCGACTATTGCCAACAGGAAAGCCTGACGGTGGACGCAATCGATACCGAGGTGGTCGCCACGCCAAGGCGCGAACCGCCGAAGAACCAGTCCCCTGCCCTGAAGGACGCCTTCGTTCTCTTTTCCAAAGGGCAAACGATCAACGAGATCGCCAACGTGATCGGCCGGGCCGAGTCGACGGTGCAAAGCTATCTAGAACAGTTCATCCGCGAAGAAAAGCTCGAAGATCCGACTGCCTGGGTGACCGGCGAAACGTCGCGGCGGGTCGAAGAGGCGATCGAGCAATGCGGCGCCGGCGCCTTACGTCCGATCTATGAGTATCTGAACGAAGAAGTGCCGTACGAAGAAATCCGGATCGTAGCGGCCTGTCTGCAGAATCGCTCTAGCTAA